From a single Pseudopipra pipra isolate bDixPip1 chromosome 7, bDixPip1.hap1, whole genome shotgun sequence genomic region:
- the LOC135416900 gene encoding maestro heat-like repeat-containing protein family member 7 isoform X1 — translation MAERRFSLCRFLRKKKKEGPETAPAQQPEEVEQPQPLQEDPGRDRTQEQDRARGRFRRAAQMVCQFSRCIWREETIAMGAGGMASSDLCNAETSAALLDLLVENGVSSAEKVPAFVRYIHRWLTANVCAERRLDRTLLALVEAHPVDVVVTLLRSAPCCDRAAVSMWRAIISLRTTAESVLTILALVLGSWPACSMRTSDGDEAEVFALAATVALWKILHLLCCTRAVRECFPNLFVHLLFQVFFSTVQMPEEVDTLWRECRKQHSLPTKPNRFAVLTLKALLHRLRCESVVVALERKCGWDTLLNADTHHYAVGLLAREMGSFCTPWCCSIVCCLLELLSEEMCPWELPAMVFLVEALVYLDVRECGESVLQILSRHLWSECPEMRRQVLRGLVVLSQDAVTAKRMGSLTESLVQLLWDADGELVQRTVSVLGFLLSNKDIQLSSPTALQLAEALQPLFDNADSSVQLSSILLFRGVMVTGEKEGKKALKPHVRQSLLPLFFHCHDENHRVAEASGEALLCVASFLKRKDLQKIVKRKELWMFSECLLQKERSRAAEYLRQALPYLESPQEPLREAAIRFIGMAGRYLRGQPEELQDIIEILQGLRNDTSPAISSLALQSYRVLEAAERAASPQVQQPPDWLCGACTSCPALRGSFWLCCLSSGEA, via the exons ATGGCGGAGAGACGCTTCAGCCTGTGCAGGTTTctcaggaagaagaagaaggaaggccCTGAGactgcccctgcacagcagcctgaggaggtggagcagccccagcccctgcaggagg atccagGACGGGACCGGACACAAGAACAGgaccgtgcccgtggccgcttccgcagggcagcacag aTGGTTTGCCAATTCAGCAGGTGCATTTGGAGGGAAGAGACCATCGCCATGGGTGCTGGGGGCATGGCAAGCTCTGACCTCTGCAATGCCGagaccagcgctgccctgctggatttgcttgtgGAGAATGGTGTCTCCAGTGCCGAgaaa GTGCCAGCCTTCGTCAGGTACATCCACCGGTGGCTCACGGCCAATGTGTGTGCTGAGCGCAGACTGGACAGGACTCTTCTGGCTCTGGTCGAGGCGCACCCCGTGGATGTGGTGGTGACTCTGCTGCGCTCTGCCCCATGCTGTGACAG agctgctgtgagcaTGTGGAGAGCAATCATCTCCTTGAGAACTACTGCAGAGTCGGTGCTGACGATCCTTGCCCTCGTCCTGGGAAGCTGGCCAGCCTGCAGCATGCGCACCTCGGATGGGGACGAAGCGGAagtctttgccctggct GCAACCGTGGCACTCTGGAAGATCCTccatctgctctgctgcacacgGGCAGTGAGGGAGTGTTTCCCCAACCTCTTTGTGCATCTGCTCTTCCAAGTGTTCTTCAGCACAGTGCAGATGCCGGAGGAGGTTGACACCCTGTGGAGGGAGTGCCGGAAGCAACACAGCCTTCCCACCAagcccaacag GTTTGCAGTGCTGACCCTCAAAGCCCTGCTGCACCGTCTGCGCTGCGAGAGCGTGGTGGTGGCACTGGAGcgcaagtgtggctgggacacGCTCCTCAACGCCGACACCCACCACTAcgcagtgggtctgctggccag ggagaTGGGCTCTTTCTGCACCCCCTGGTGTTGCAGCATTGTGTGctgcctcctggagctgctcagcgAGGAGATGTGTCCCTGGGAGCTCCCTGCCATGGTGTTCCttgtggag GCCCTGGTCTACCTGGACGTGAGGGAGTGCGGCGAAAGCGTCCTGCAGATCCTTTCAAGGCACCTGTGGAGCGAGTGCCCAGAGATGCGCCGCCAAGTGCTGAGGggcctggtggtgctcagcCAGGATGCCGTGACG GCCAAAAGAATGGGCAGCCTGACTGAAAGCCTCGTGCAGCTCCTGTGGGACGCAGATGGAGAGCTGGTCCAGAGGACTGTCAGCGTCCTCGGCTTTCTGCTCTCCAATAAAGACatccagctctccagccccaccGCCCTGCAGCTGGCTGAGGCGCTGCAGCCGCTCTTCGAcaac GCTGACAGCAGTGTGCAACTGtcctccatcctcctcttccGTGGGGTGATGGTGAcaggggagaaagagggaaaaaaggccCTGAAGCCACACGTGCGCCAGAGCCTGCTTCCACTCTTCTTCCACTGCCACGATGAGAACCACAGAGTGGCAGAG GCCTCTGGGGAAGCGCTGCTTTGTGTGGCCAGCTTCCTGAAGAGAAAGGACCTGCAGAAGATTGTGAAGAGGAAGGAGCTGTGGATGTTCAGcgagtgcctg ctgcaaaaGGAGCGGAGTCGAGCGGCCGAGTACCTGCGCCAGGCTTTGCCGTACCTGGAGAGCCCACAGGAGCCCCTGCGAGAGGCGGCCATCAGGTTCATTG ggatggcCGGGAGGTACCTGCGGGGACAGCCCGAAGAGCTGCAGGACATCATCGAGA TTCTTCAGGGTCTGAGGAACGACACCAGCCCCGCCATCTCAAGCCTGGCGCTTCAGAGCTACCGTGTGCTCGAAGCTGCTGAGAGAGCTGCATCCCCCCAGGTGCAGCAGCCGCCAGACTGGCTGTGCGGGGCCTGCACGAGCTGTCCTGCTCTGCGGGGCAGtttctggctgtgctgcctgagCTCTGGGGAGGCTTGA
- the LOC135416900 gene encoding maestro heat-like repeat-containing protein family member 7 isoform X2 has protein sequence MVCQFSRCIWREETIAMGAGGMASSDLCNAETSAALLDLLVENGVSSAEKVPAFVRYIHRWLTANVCAERRLDRTLLALVEAHPVDVVVTLLRSAPCCDRAAVSMWRAIISLRTTAESVLTILALVLGSWPACSMRTSDGDEAEVFALAATVALWKILHLLCCTRAVRECFPNLFVHLLFQVFFSTVQMPEEVDTLWRECRKQHSLPTKPNRFAVLTLKALLHRLRCESVVVALERKCGWDTLLNADTHHYAVGLLAREMGSFCTPWCCSIVCCLLELLSEEMCPWELPAMVFLVEALVYLDVRECGESVLQILSRHLWSECPEMRRQVLRGLVVLSQDAVTAKRMGSLTESLVQLLWDADGELVQRTVSVLGFLLSNKDIQLSSPTALQLAEALQPLFDNADSSVQLSSILLFRGVMVTGEKEGKKALKPHVRQSLLPLFFHCHDENHRVAEASGEALLCVASFLKRKDLQKIVKRKELWMFSECLLQKERSRAAEYLRQALPYLESPQEPLREAAIRFIGMAGRYLRGQPEELQDIIEILQGLRNDTSPAISSLALQSYRVLEAAERAASPQVQQPPDWLCGACTSCPALRGSFWLCCLSSGEA, from the exons aTGGTTTGCCAATTCAGCAGGTGCATTTGGAGGGAAGAGACCATCGCCATGGGTGCTGGGGGCATGGCAAGCTCTGACCTCTGCAATGCCGagaccagcgctgccctgctggatttgcttgtgGAGAATGGTGTCTCCAGTGCCGAgaaa GTGCCAGCCTTCGTCAGGTACATCCACCGGTGGCTCACGGCCAATGTGTGTGCTGAGCGCAGACTGGACAGGACTCTTCTGGCTCTGGTCGAGGCGCACCCCGTGGATGTGGTGGTGACTCTGCTGCGCTCTGCCCCATGCTGTGACAG agctgctgtgagcaTGTGGAGAGCAATCATCTCCTTGAGAACTACTGCAGAGTCGGTGCTGACGATCCTTGCCCTCGTCCTGGGAAGCTGGCCAGCCTGCAGCATGCGCACCTCGGATGGGGACGAAGCGGAagtctttgccctggct GCAACCGTGGCACTCTGGAAGATCCTccatctgctctgctgcacacgGGCAGTGAGGGAGTGTTTCCCCAACCTCTTTGTGCATCTGCTCTTCCAAGTGTTCTTCAGCACAGTGCAGATGCCGGAGGAGGTTGACACCCTGTGGAGGGAGTGCCGGAAGCAACACAGCCTTCCCACCAagcccaacag GTTTGCAGTGCTGACCCTCAAAGCCCTGCTGCACCGTCTGCGCTGCGAGAGCGTGGTGGTGGCACTGGAGcgcaagtgtggctgggacacGCTCCTCAACGCCGACACCCACCACTAcgcagtgggtctgctggccag ggagaTGGGCTCTTTCTGCACCCCCTGGTGTTGCAGCATTGTGTGctgcctcctggagctgctcagcgAGGAGATGTGTCCCTGGGAGCTCCCTGCCATGGTGTTCCttgtggag GCCCTGGTCTACCTGGACGTGAGGGAGTGCGGCGAAAGCGTCCTGCAGATCCTTTCAAGGCACCTGTGGAGCGAGTGCCCAGAGATGCGCCGCCAAGTGCTGAGGggcctggtggtgctcagcCAGGATGCCGTGACG GCCAAAAGAATGGGCAGCCTGACTGAAAGCCTCGTGCAGCTCCTGTGGGACGCAGATGGAGAGCTGGTCCAGAGGACTGTCAGCGTCCTCGGCTTTCTGCTCTCCAATAAAGACatccagctctccagccccaccGCCCTGCAGCTGGCTGAGGCGCTGCAGCCGCTCTTCGAcaac GCTGACAGCAGTGTGCAACTGtcctccatcctcctcttccGTGGGGTGATGGTGAcaggggagaaagagggaaaaaaggccCTGAAGCCACACGTGCGCCAGAGCCTGCTTCCACTCTTCTTCCACTGCCACGATGAGAACCACAGAGTGGCAGAG GCCTCTGGGGAAGCGCTGCTTTGTGTGGCCAGCTTCCTGAAGAGAAAGGACCTGCAGAAGATTGTGAAGAGGAAGGAGCTGTGGATGTTCAGcgagtgcctg ctgcaaaaGGAGCGGAGTCGAGCGGCCGAGTACCTGCGCCAGGCTTTGCCGTACCTGGAGAGCCCACAGGAGCCCCTGCGAGAGGCGGCCATCAGGTTCATTG ggatggcCGGGAGGTACCTGCGGGGACAGCCCGAAGAGCTGCAGGACATCATCGAGA TTCTTCAGGGTCTGAGGAACGACACCAGCCCCGCCATCTCAAGCCTGGCGCTTCAGAGCTACCGTGTGCTCGAAGCTGCTGAGAGAGCTGCATCCCCCCAGGTGCAGCAGCCGCCAGACTGGCTGTGCGGGGCCTGCACGAGCTGTCCTGCTCTGCGGGGCAGtttctggctgtgctgcctgagCTCTGGGGAGGCTTGA